The genomic window TTGCAGACAGCTTCCCCTCCCTCCGTATGCTTATAAGACCGTCCATTCTTTGATAGGAAACTAAAGCTGAAAAGCTATAGCTTGGAACGGAATTATAAAAAAATTCGTAAAAATCATCTCATTTATATTTTATAACACGTAAATTAAACAAGCAATTAGGGTCTATCCCCTTAATTAGGTTGCTCACACTGATAAAATGCTGTTTTACACGCTAATAAGAAAGGCCGCCAGTTTTTGGCAGCCCATAAAAATAATTACCGCTTTTTAATATACGGATGTATTTTCTTTTGATGTATTTTCAAGAATTTCCTTCACACGCTGCAAGAAGCGTCCGCAAACAAGACCATCTAATACACGGTGATCAAGAGACATGCACAGGTTAACCATATCGCGTACAGCAATCATTCCATTGTTCATTACGACTGGGCGTTTAACAATCGATTCAACCTGAAGAATTGCTGCCTGGGGATAATTAATAATTCCATTAGACTGAATTGAACCAAATGAACCCGTATTATTTACAGTAAACGTTCCTCCAGACATTTCTGCTGAAGTCAGTTTTCCGGCCCTTACTTTTGCTGCCAGCTCGTTAATTTCACGCGCGATGCCTTTGATTGTCTTTTCATCAGCATGTTTAATAACTGGTACAAACAATGCATCTTCAGTTGCAACAGCGATAGAAAGATTTATATCCTTCTTTTGAATAATTTTGTCGCCAGCCCACATGGAGTTAATTTGTGGATATTCTTTCAGTGCCTGTGCAACAGCTTTTACAAAGAAAGCAAAGAATGTTAGGTTAAAGCCTTCTTTTTTCTTAAATTCATTCTTAATTGAATTACGATATTCGACTAAATTTGTTACATCAACTTCAATCATTGTCCACGCATGTGGAGCTTCGTGCTTGCTGCGAAGCATATTAGCTGCTATTGCCTTGCGTACACCGGAAACAGGAATTTCTATATCCCCTGGCAGAACTGGTACATTTGGAGCCGGAGCAGCTTGTTTTACTGGCGTTGCCGCTGCTTCCATAGCTTGTGGTGCAGCAGCTTGTGCTGGTACAGCTTGACTAGCTTGTGGAATATTTCCTGACTCAATAATCTTCGTTAAGTCTTTCCTAGTGATTCGACCGCCAGCACCTGTACCTGTTACAAGACTTAAATCAATGCCATGTTCCTGAGACAGCTTCAATACAGCAGGTGAGTAGCGAGCTTTATTTCCATCTTCAATCACAGGTGCAGGTACAGCCGCTGCAGCAGAAGTAATGCGAGTCTTTTCAGCAGGTGCTGAAGCTTCTGCTTGTGGAGCAGCTGGAGCCTCATCAGCTGTGCCTCCGCCTTCCGTTTCAATCGTCAGAATCACTTCGCCTACTGCATATGCAACACCTTCTTCTGCAATTAATTCTTTAATTGTTCCGGTAAAAGAAGATGGAACCTCTGCATTCACTTTATCAGTCATTACTTCTGCTAGCGGATCATATTTATTTACTTTATCCCCAACAGAAACTAACCATTTACTAATTGTGCCTTCAGTAACACTTTCACCTAATTGAGGCATCTTAATCTGTTCAATTGCCAATGAAATTGCCCTCCTTCTTGCATTCGAATATCCAGCTGATTAATATTCAGCAAGTTCTCTCATCGCTTTTTCAACTTTATCTGGGTTGACCATAAAGAATTTTTCCATTGTTGGAGCATATGGCATAGCAGGAACATCAGGGCCAGCAAGACGCTTAATTGGTGCATCAAGCTCAAAGAGGCAATTTTCAGCGATAATTGCTGAAACTTCACTCATGATGCTTCCTTCTTTGTTATCTTCTGTTAATAATAAAACTTTACCTGTTTTTGAAGCCGCCTCAATAATCGCCTCTTTATCGAGCGGATATACGGTTCTTAAATCAAGTATGTGAGCAGAGATGCCATCTTTTGCTAATCTTTCGGCTGCTTGAAGAGCGAAATGAACACATAAACCATAGGTAATAACTGTGATATCTTCGCCTTCCCGCTTTACGTCAGCTTTCCCAATCGGCAGCACATAATCATCATCTGGAACTTCCCCTTTAATTAAACGGTATGCACGTTTATGCTCAAAGAATAGAACAGGGTCTTCATCACGAATTGCTGCTTTTAATAATCCCTTTACATCATATGGTGTAGAAGGCATGACTATTTTTAGACCTGGCTGGTTGGCAAAAATGGCTTCAACAGATTGTGAATGGTATAAAGCACCATGAACACCTCCACCATAAGGAGCTCTAATAACAATTGGACAGCTCCAATCATTATTGGAACGGTAACGGATTCTTGCTGCCTCCGAAATAATTTGGTTGACTGCGGGCATAATAAAATCAGCGAATTGCATCTCAGCTATTGGGCGCATCCCGTACATGGCCGCACCAATTCCAACTCCTGCAATAGCAGACTCGGCAAGTGGTGTATCAATTACTCGATCCTCTCCAAATTGATCATAAAGGCCTTGGGTTGCTTTAAATACGCCGCCTTTTCTACCAACGTCTTCCCCTAAAACAAAAACTTTCGGATCTCTCTCCATTTCTTCACGGATTGCCATTGTAACAGCATCAATATAAGAAATTACAGCCATTATAGTTCCCCCCTACTATTCAGCATAAACATATTTCAGTGCATGGTCCGGCTCTGCATATGGTGCATTTTCTGCATAATCAGTTGCCTCATTTACTAGACTCATAACACGATCATTTATTTCTTTCTCATTGCCTTCATTCAAAATTCCTAATTCTTTCAGATAGGCTCCAAAGGTAATAATAGGATCCTTTGTTTTTGCCTCTGCAACTTCATCTGCTGAACGATAGCTGCGATCATCATCGTCTGATGAGTGTGGTGTTAAACGATAAGAAACTGTCTCGACAAGAGTTGGCCCTTCCCCTCTTCTGCCTCTGTCAGCTGCGTCCTTAACTGCTTGATAAACGGCGAGCGGATCATTTCCATCAACCGTAATCCCTGGCATACCATATCCAATCGCACGATCAGATACATTTTCACATGCTAATTGCTTTTCAATAGGAACAGATATCGCATATTTATTGTTTTCACACATGAAAATAACTGGGAGCTTATGAACCCCTGCAAAGTTTGCACCTTCATGGAAGTCTCCCTGGTTCGAAGAGCCTTCACCGAATGTAACGAATGTAACTAGGTCCTTCCCTTCCATTCTTCCTGCCAATGCAACACCTACAGCATGAGGAACTTGAGTGGTAACAGGTGAAGAACCTGTTACAATCCGATTTTTCTTTTGGCCAAAGTGTCCAGGCATTTGTCGCCCGCCTGAGTTTGGGTCTTCTGCTTTTGCAAAAGCAGAAAGCATTAAATCTGTCGGCGTCATCCCGAATGTTAAAACAACACCCATATCCCTGTAATATGGAAGAACATAATCCTTTTCCTTGTCAAGTGCAAAAGCTGCACCAACCTGTGCCGCTTCCTGACCTTGGCACGAAATCACAAAGGGAATTTTACCAGCACGGTTTAATAACCACATCCGCTCATCAATACGACGGGATAAAAGCATGGTTTCATACATATTTAATACCGTTTCATCACTCAAACCTAACTCTTTATGACGGTTTTCTACCATTACAATACCTCCTAAATAAGTATGTATAAAGAGCTGAAAAGCCCTTTTTGGGGATTGCTTTATAAAAATAGTGATTACAAGTCTTACCCGTGGATTGCCTTCCCATCGACTGCGAGAGCAGCCTCGCCAATTGCTTCTGATAAAGTCGGATGAGGATGGATCGTATGTGCTACTTCCCATGGGGTAGCATCCAGCACCCGAGCTAGACCTGCTTCAGAAATCATATCAGTTACATGCGGTCCGATCATATGAACACCTAAAATATCATTTGTATCCTCGTCTGCAACAATTTTTACGAACCCATCCGCTTCACCAAAAACCAAGGCTTTCCCAATTGCCCGGAAGGAGAATTTTCCTGTTTTAACCTTATAACCCATTTCTTTCGCTTCATCTTCCGTATAGCCGACACTTGCTGCTTCCGGCGAGCTGTATATGCATTTAGAAACAAGGCTGTAATTGATCGGTGAAGGATTTTGGTTTGCCATATGCTCCACTGCCACAATACCTTCATGAGAAGCAACATGTGCAAGCTGAAGTCCGCCAATCACATCTCCAATCGCATAGATATGTGACTCTTTTGTTTGGAAAAATTCATTAGTTGCTATAAAGCCCTTCTCAACTTGAATATCTGTATTTTCAAGCCCAATTCCTTCGATATTTGCTTGGCGGCCAACGGAAACAAGTAGCTTTTCAGCACTATACTCCCTCTGCTCACCTTTTACTTCAGCTGAAATGGCAACATTGCCTTCTGCCTGTTTTAGGGTTTCAGGGAGCACTTTTGCTCCTGTTACAATTTTTACACCTTTTTTCTTCATTAATCGCTGCATTTCCCTTGAAACCTCTTTATCTTCTGTAGGGATAATTCGGTCCGCATATTCAACAACCGTAACGTTTGCCCCGAAATCAGAGAGCATGGAGGCCCATTCTATTCCAATTACTCCACCGCCGACAATAATGATCGAGTTAGGAACCTCCTCCATCATAAGCGCTTCATCTGATGTCATTACATTTCCGCCAATTTCAAGACCAGGTAATGTTCTTGGACGGGAACCTGTTGCTACAATTACATTTTTAGGAATAAGCATGGCGTTATCGTCTCCATTATTCATTTCAACTGAAATGGTTCCCGGCATAGGAGAAAAAATCGATGGACCTAAAATACGGCCAGTTCCTTCGTAAATGTCAATTTTACCTTGCTTCATTAAATGCTGAACACCTTTATGAAGCTGGTCAACAATTTTGTTTTTTCTTTCTTGCACTTTGCTGAAATTGACTTCAACATTACTTGCAGAAATACCAAATTCTTCACTACGTTTAGTTGTTGCGTACACTTCTGCACTTCTAAGGAGTGCTTTACTTGGGATACATCCTTTATGCAAGCATGTTCCGCCAAGCTTTCCTTTTTCAACTAAAGCTGTTTTTAAACCTAATTGGGAAGCGCGGATCGCTGCAACGTATCCGCCAGTTCCTCCGCCTAAAATGACTAAATCGTATTCTTCTGCCACGTTTATTCCTCCTATTTGACTAGCACCTTGGAGCAAATGTGCATTTGCTTATTCCATTTATTCTAATGAAAGGCAGTTTTCGATTTGGCTCCAGGATATTCCTTGTCAGCTTCCTCCCCGCGAAGTACACGAAGAGCACCTTCAGCTAATGCCTGCAGTTCGTTTTCTCCAGGATGGACAATAACATCTGCAATCCAATTAATGCGATCACTTATTTCTTTCACAAAATCTTTTCCGTAAGCAAGACCCCCGGTGATAACAATCGCATCGACTTTTCCACTTAACACCGTGCTGGCTGCACCAATTTCTTTCGCTACTTGATACGCCATTGCCGAATATATAAGCTTTGCATTCTCATCGCCTTTTTTAATCATTTGTTCAACCTTAACTGCGTCATTTGTTCCTAAATAGCCTACAAGTCCACCATGTCCCACTATTTTTTTCATGATTTCTTCACGATAATAAGAACCGGAGTAGCAAAGAGAAACTAAATCTCCGACTGGAACAGTTCCAGCACGTTCAGGACTAAATGGCCCTTCTCCATGTAAACCATTGTTGACATCGATTACTTTTCCTTTTTGATGGGCGCCAACTGTAATTCCTCCGCCCATATGTGTAATGATTAAATTTAATTCTTCATATTTTTTTCCGATTTCTTTCGCTGCTCTTCTGGCAACTGCTTTTTGATTCAATGCATGAAATATACTCTTTCTTTCAATTAAAGAAAAACCGGAAATACGTGCAATTGGAGCTAATTCGTCAACAACAACTGGATCAACGATGAAGGATTGAATATTTAATGCCGAAGCAATTTCATAAGCGATTATACCTCCGAGATTAGAAGCATGCTGACCTGCATAGCCTTCTCTCAAATCCTTTAGCATAGCCTCATTGACGGAATAGGTTCCCCCTTCAATCGGTCTTAGTAAGCCTCCTCTTCCACAAACTGCACTTAGCTTAGAAATATTAAATCCTTCTTTATCCAATGTCTCGAGAATTACATTTTTACGGAATTCGTACTGGTCAATAATATTTTCGAACGCATTAATTTCATCTGTATTATGGCGTATTGTTTTTTCTAAGATAGATATTTCATTATCGAAAACTCCAATTTTCGTAGAGGTAGATCCAGGATTGATAACGAGAATTCGATGTTCATGTTCTTGCACTTTGAAACCTCCGTATGAAAAGCGATTATGCTCACCGAATTAGAGTTTTAATCCGGTGAGCAAAGTATAAACCGCTATTCTTCAGTCTATTAAAAAAATAGTTTAACACTCTTATTTACGACGGCTTAATATATGATGGCCATTTTGCAGGAATTGACTTCTAGAATTGCGCATTCTTTCAATTCTCTCTTCTACCATGCGGTCAGCTGCTTTATAAGTTGGAATATTATCACGTTTTGAAATTTCAATGACTTTTTCAATGCTTTGGTAAAGTCCTTCAACCTTCTTCAATGCCCGCTCTGCATTGTAACCGTATAATTCATCTGCAACGTTAATTACTCCACCGGCATTTATAACATAGTCTGGAGCGTAAACAATTCCCATTTCATGAAGAATATCTCCATGACGCTCTTCTTTTAATTGATTATTTGCAGAGCCTGCAATAACTTTTGCTTTTAATTGCGGGATCGTTTCATCATTCACTGTTGCACCAAGAGCACAAGGCGCATAAATATCACATTCAACTCCATAAATTTCATTTGGATCAACTGCTTTTGCACCAAAGTCATTTACTGCACGCTGAACAGCCTCTTTATTAATGTCTGTTACGATTAATTGAGCTCCTTCTTCATGCAGATGCTTGCACAAGGTGTAAGCAACATTCCCAACACCTTGTACTGCAATAACTTTTCCTTCTAAAGAATCTGATCCGAACGCTTCTTTCGCCGCAGCCTTCATTCCAACGTAAACCCCATAAGCTGTTACAGGTGATGGATTGCCTGATGAACCAAATGCAGGTGAAATTCCAGTTACATAATCAGTCTCTTCATGGATTAGGTCCATATCAGCTACAGTCGTACCGACATCTTCGGCAGTAATATAGCGCCCATTTAATCCTTGAATATAACGGCCAAAGGCACGGAACATTTCTTCGTTTTTATCCTTTTTAGGGTCACCGATAATGACAGTTTTTCCTCCGCCAAGGTTAAGTCCAGCTGCTGCATTTTTATAAGTCATTCCTTTTGCAAGACGTAATGCATCTTCAATTGCGGCTTCTTCTGATGCGTATGTCCACATACGAGTTCCGCCTAACGCTGGCCCTAATGTTGTATCATGGATCGCGATAATCGCCTTTAAGCCCGATGTTTTGTCCTGGCAGAATACTACTTGCTCATAGTCATATTTTTCTAGATATTTGAAAATTTCCATTTGAAATTCCTCCTAAAATAGTTTGGTTTTTAGAATCACTGTAATAATTTGTAAACATTTAGTTTGAGATTTATCGCTATTTTGCTGAGCATAAAGCCAATGCTAGGGAATAAAGCTTACTCTCGGCTGTGTCAGCCCTGGATGTTAAAACAATAGGTGCCTTTGCACCTGCTATGACTGCCCCAACCTTTGCCTTGGCAAAATAAATCAATGATTTATAAAGTGCATTCCCAACCTCAATCGTTGGAACTAATAATATATCTGCTCTTCCTGCTACATCACTTGTTATCCCTTTATGTTCGGCAGCAGTCATAGAAATGGCATTATCTAAAGCTAACGGTCCATCAACTATACAATCTGTCAGCTGCCCGCGCTTGTTCATCAAGGTTAGGGCTGCTGCATCAAGAGTAGCTTGCATAGCTGGATTTATCACTTCAACTGCTGCAATTGGGGCAACAAGCGGTTTGTCAATCCCAATGCTCTTCGCTATTCCAATCGCGTTTCTAAGAATCTGTGCCTTCTGCTCTAAATCGGGGGCAATATTCATAGCAGCATCTGTAATCATTATAAATTTGTCATAGCTCGGAACTTCAAATACAGCAACATGAGATAAGACGCTTCCAGTCCTTAAACCATAGTCTTTATTCAATACGGCCTTTAAAATAGTTGCAGTAGGAATATTTCCCTTCATCAAAACATCCGCTTCATTTAACTTTACAGCCTTTACAGCATTCTCAGCTGCTAATCCTTTTGATAACGTATGAATGATTTGGATATTTCCACTAGAGGCAAGATTTTCGTGTTTATTTACGATTTGTAAAATTTTCTCCTTATCCCCGTACAATAAAAAATTTGCTAAGTTTCGTTTAACTGCTTCAGAAACGGCCTCAATCACCTCATGATCCTCTGCTGCAGCAACGGCTACTGTTTTCATTTGATATTGGGTTGCTCTCACTATAAGCGAATCCAAATCCATCTAGTCTCAACCCCTTTACTACAAAGCGTGTAATGCTTGCTTATTTGCAATTTGAAATAGACTGCTCTAGTTCAAAGGCAATTTAACACAATGACTGCTACAGCCATTTAATTATTTGCAAGAATTGTGCCAAACCAAATTACTATGAAAACGCTTTATTTATAGTTTCGGTACATGAAGATTATTGCACAGTATGAAATTTATTGCATGCTATTATTTGCAATTCCGTACTTCTCAAGTTTATAGTACAAATTTCTTACTGATAAACCGAGGGATTTTGCGGTGATTGTTTTGTTTCCGGCAGATCTTTTTAAGGTTTGCAATATTAGCTCTTTCTCATACTGCTCAAGCATCTGGTTTAATGTTTGGTTTGGGACTGCTTCCTTACTTTCATTTTCGTTTTGGGTTTTATCGTTTATTTTTATCAATTCCGGGACATGGGCCTCGTCCAAAACATTTTCATTATAATTCATAAAAATAATGGCTCTTCCGAGAATATTATCTAGCTCTCTGACATTTCCAGGCCAATCATACAACATTAATTTATTCAATGCAGATTGGGATATTTGCTCTACATTCCGTCCGTATTCCTGATTGATTTTCTGGATCAGACGATTACATAGCAACGGAATATCTTGCTTTCTTTTTCTTAACGGTGGAATATGAATGGGCATCCGATTCAAACGGTAGTATAAGTCTTCCCTAAATGTTCCATTTGCAATTCCTTTTTCTAAATTTACATTTGTCGCTGCAATTACCCTGACATTGATCTGAATTGGCTTTGTTCCACCTACTCGAGTAATCTCTCTTTCCTGTAAAACCCTTAGTAGTTTTGCCTGTGTATTGGCTGATAACTCACCGATTTCATCTAAGAAAATACTGCCATTATTAGCCTCTTCAAATAGCCCCCTTTTTCCTCCCCTTTTCGCTCCTGAAAATGCACCTTCTTCATATCCGAAAAGTTCACTCTCTAATAAAGTCTCAGAAAGAGCAGCACAATTAACACGAATGAATTTATTGTATTTACGGTCACTGCCATTATGTATAGCGTGGGCAAATAATTCTTTCCCTGTACCTGATTCCCCTCTTAATAATACAGTTGCAGGAGTTTTTGCCCCAAGACGAGCTTGCTCAATCGCAATGGTCATCTCTTCGGAATTGCCGATAATATCATCGAAGGAATACTTCGCTTCCAGATTTCGAATGATTTGCCGTGCTTGATTTAACTCTCTATTTAATATTTTGATTTCAGAAACGTCATGAATGACACCAACACTGCCTTTTAATTTTCCATCTACTATGACAGGTGCTACATTAACGATTACCTCTTTTTTATTTGGTCCAACTCGCATCGCAACGCCTCTAACTGCTCTTCGTGTTTGCAGCACCTTCATATGTACACTTTCGCCCTCAGAAATATCTGCGTTTGCCGGTTTACCGATAACCTCATCCTCTCTGAGACCAGTGATTCTTGAATAGGCAGGATTTATTAATATGCCTCGGCCGTTTTCATCGACTACTGAAATGGCTTCATCACTTGAATGAATGATGGCTTGAAGCATTGTTTGGATTTCTTTTAAGTTTGTAATTTCCTCTGCAAGGTTCATCACTTCGGTAATATCCTTGAACACCGCAAAGGCGCCGATTAGCTCGTTATTCTCCCCAACCATCGGAATTCTTGTTGTAATAATCTTCACACCATTATTTAGGACCAACTCTTGATTAGAATATGTACGTCTAGTTTCTAATACTCTTGGTAATTCACTGTTAGAAATAACATCAAGGATATGTCTTCCGATGGCTTCATTTCTATTAGTGCCCGTCATTCTTTCAGCACTTTTGTTAAATAAAATGATTTCACAGTGTTTATTAATCACGATCATGCCATCTCCAGTAGAGTTGAAAATGAGATCATGCTTATATTTTTCGTTCTGTATATTAGTTATTAATTCTTCTTTTTCCTCAATTAGATTTGCAATTAGAGCAGCAACACTGCCAGGTATGAGAACTGAATCTTTTCTTTTCGTTTCTCTTAGCTCAATAAACACATCTTTATTGCCTGTCACTTCAACGATTATATCAATATCCTGCATAATAAATTTCCGCCAGTCAGTGCCAGTGGGAATTCCTTCTTCGTTTGCAATTAAAAGGCCAGGCGCGTTTATATTGTGGTCAACAACAGCTATTACTTTTAACATCGCTGTTTCTTTCAAGATTTTTAAGATTGCTGATCCGCCTTTTCCCGCACCTACAATCATTACGGTTTGCATCGTATTTGACCACCCTCTAGATTGAAATTTATTGCATTCAATTCTGTTTCTTTTTGCAAGTTATTTCATATAAGTGTATTTTATCTTAGAAAGTCGGCCAAGCCAAATAAAAATGTTTTTCACTAATTTTTATAACCGAAAAAAGTATTCAAAAAGCTTGAATTGCTTGACAAATTTCCCTATTGATTTATTATTTTTATGAACGGTATTAATTAAGTAGTATTTATGAAACGAAGGGATTTTTCCGATGGTTAGATTAATCGCTTTATTAATTATGCTTATACCAGGCCTCTTGGCTGCCTATGGAATAAAATTAATGAGAGATATGGTTTTTGGAATTTTGCAAAATCCTTTTCCTTATTTATGGCTTCAATTTCTAGCTGGTCTGCTATTCTTTTTGATCGGACTTGGCTTTATTGCTGGATTTATTCTTCACCGCGATCGAAAGAAGAATAAGGTTCAGCCGCGTTTCCAAAGGAAATAAAAATTGAAAGAGGCTGTCTTAGGACAGCCTCTTTCATTGGTATATACCTTTAATTTCATTTGCTAAGACTGGATTATCTGTAATAAATGCTGAACAGCCAACTGAAAATAACCTGTGCATTTCCTTTTCCTTATTAACGGTATAAGGTCTAACCGCAATACCATACTCTTCTGACGCCTTTATTAGCTCTGATTTGGCGATTGTATATTTAGGATGAATACTTCCGGCACCAATGGATTCGGCATAAATCCAAGGCATATAAAGGCCCTCTGAAAACAATGGTGCTGTTTCAATCTCTGGGGCTAGACGGTAGCAATATACAATGCTGTAGTGATTGAATGAAGAAAGGATGACACGAT from Bacillus sp. DTU_2020_1000418_1_SI_GHA_SEK_038 includes these protein-coding regions:
- a CDS encoding dihydrolipoamide acetyltransferase family protein, translating into MAIEQIKMPQLGESVTEGTISKWLVSVGDKVNKYDPLAEVMTDKVNAEVPSSFTGTIKELIAEEGVAYAVGEVILTIETEGGGTADEAPAAPQAEASAPAEKTRITSAAAAVPAPVIEDGNKARYSPAVLKLSQEHGIDLSLVTGTGAGGRITRKDLTKIIESGNIPQASQAVPAQAAAPQAMEAAATPVKQAAPAPNVPVLPGDIEIPVSGVRKAIAANMLRSKHEAPHAWTMIEVDVTNLVEYRNSIKNEFKKKEGFNLTFFAFFVKAVAQALKEYPQINSMWAGDKIIQKKDINLSIAVATEDALFVPVIKHADEKTIKGIAREINELAAKVRAGKLTSAEMSGGTFTVNNTGSFGSIQSNGIINYPQAAILQVESIVKRPVVMNNGMIAVRDMVNLCMSLDHRVLDGLVCGRFLQRVKEILENTSKENTSVY
- a CDS encoding alpha-ketoacid dehydrogenase subunit beta — its product is MAVISYIDAVTMAIREEMERDPKVFVLGEDVGRKGGVFKATQGLYDQFGEDRVIDTPLAESAIAGVGIGAAMYGMRPIAEMQFADFIMPAVNQIISEAARIRYRSNNDWSCPIVIRAPYGGGVHGALYHSQSVEAIFANQPGLKIVMPSTPYDVKGLLKAAIRDEDPVLFFEHKRAYRLIKGEVPDDDYVLPIGKADVKREGEDITVITYGLCVHFALQAAERLAKDGISAHILDLRTVYPLDKEAIIEAASKTGKVLLLTEDNKEGSIMSEVSAIIAENCLFELDAPIKRLAGPDVPAMPYAPTMEKFFMVNPDKVEKAMRELAEY
- a CDS encoding thiamine pyrophosphate-dependent dehydrogenase E1 component subunit alpha; the protein is MVENRHKELGLSDETVLNMYETMLLSRRIDERMWLLNRAGKIPFVISCQGQEAAQVGAAFALDKEKDYVLPYYRDMGVVLTFGMTPTDLMLSAFAKAEDPNSGGRQMPGHFGQKKNRIVTGSSPVTTQVPHAVGVALAGRMEGKDLVTFVTFGEGSSNQGDFHEGANFAGVHKLPVIFMCENNKYAISVPIEKQLACENVSDRAIGYGMPGITVDGNDPLAVYQAVKDAADRGRRGEGPTLVETVSYRLTPHSSDDDDRSYRSADEVAEAKTKDPIITFGAYLKELGILNEGNEKEINDRVMSLVNEATDYAENAPYAEPDHALKYVYAE
- the lpdA gene encoding dihydrolipoyl dehydrogenase; protein product: MAEEYDLVILGGGTGGYVAAIRASQLGLKTALVEKGKLGGTCLHKGCIPSKALLRSAEVYATTKRSEEFGISASNVEVNFSKVQERKNKIVDQLHKGVQHLMKQGKIDIYEGTGRILGPSIFSPMPGTISVEMNNGDDNAMLIPKNVIVATGSRPRTLPGLEIGGNVMTSDEALMMEEVPNSIIIVGGGVIGIEWASMLSDFGANVTVVEYADRIIPTEDKEVSREMQRLMKKKGVKIVTGAKVLPETLKQAEGNVAISAEVKGEQREYSAEKLLVSVGRQANIEGIGLENTDIQVEKGFIATNEFFQTKESHIYAIGDVIGGLQLAHVASHEGIVAVEHMANQNPSPINYSLVSKCIYSSPEAASVGYTEDEAKEMGYKVKTGKFSFRAIGKALVFGEADGFVKIVADEDTNDILGVHMIGPHVTDMISEAGLARVLDATPWEVAHTIHPHPTLSEAIGEAALAVDGKAIHG
- the buk gene encoding butyrate kinase; its protein translation is MQEHEHRILVINPGSTSTKIGVFDNEISILEKTIRHNTDEINAFENIIDQYEFRKNVILETLDKEGFNISKLSAVCGRGGLLRPIEGGTYSVNEAMLKDLREGYAGQHASNLGGIIAYEIASALNIQSFIVDPVVVDELAPIARISGFSLIERKSIFHALNQKAVARRAAKEIGKKYEELNLIITHMGGGITVGAHQKGKVIDVNNGLHGEGPFSPERAGTVPVGDLVSLCYSGSYYREEIMKKIVGHGGLVGYLGTNDAVKVEQMIKKGDENAKLIYSAMAYQVAKEIGAASTVLSGKVDAIVITGGLAYGKDFVKEISDRINWIADVIVHPGENELQALAEGALRVLRGEEADKEYPGAKSKTAFH
- the bcd gene encoding branched-chain amino acid dehydrogenase encodes the protein MEIFKYLEKYDYEQVVFCQDKTSGLKAIIAIHDTTLGPALGGTRMWTYASEEAAIEDALRLAKGMTYKNAAAGLNLGGGKTVIIGDPKKDKNEEMFRAFGRYIQGLNGRYITAEDVGTTVADMDLIHEETDYVTGISPAFGSSGNPSPVTAYGVYVGMKAAAKEAFGSDSLEGKVIAVQGVGNVAYTLCKHLHEEGAQLIVTDINKEAVQRAVNDFGAKAVDPNEIYGVECDIYAPCALGATVNDETIPQLKAKVIAGSANNQLKEERHGDILHEMGIVYAPDYVINAGGVINVADELYGYNAERALKKVEGLYQSIEKVIEISKRDNIPTYKAADRMVEERIERMRNSRSQFLQNGHHILSRRK
- the yqiS gene encoding phosphate butyryltransferase, encoding MDLDSLIVRATQYQMKTVAVAAAEDHEVIEAVSEAVKRNLANFLLYGDKEKILQIVNKHENLASSGNIQIIHTLSKGLAAENAVKAVKLNEADVLMKGNIPTATILKAVLNKDYGLRTGSVLSHVAVFEVPSYDKFIMITDAAMNIAPDLEQKAQILRNAIGIAKSIGIDKPLVAPIAAVEVINPAMQATLDAAALTLMNKRGQLTDCIVDGPLALDNAISMTAAEHKGITSDVAGRADILLVPTIEVGNALYKSLIYFAKAKVGAVIAGAKAPIVLTSRADTAESKLYSLALALCSAK
- a CDS encoding sigma-54-dependent Fis family transcriptional regulator, yielding MQTVMIVGAGKGGSAILKILKETAMLKVIAVVDHNINAPGLLIANEEGIPTGTDWRKFIMQDIDIIVEVTGNKDVFIELRETKRKDSVLIPGSVAALIANLIEEKEELITNIQNEKYKHDLIFNSTGDGMIVINKHCEIILFNKSAERMTGTNRNEAIGRHILDVISNSELPRVLETRRTYSNQELVLNNGVKIITTRIPMVGENNELIGAFAVFKDITEVMNLAEEITNLKEIQTMLQAIIHSSDEAISVVDENGRGILINPAYSRITGLREDEVIGKPANADISEGESVHMKVLQTRRAVRGVAMRVGPNKKEVIVNVAPVIVDGKLKGSVGVIHDVSEIKILNRELNQARQIIRNLEAKYSFDDIIGNSEEMTIAIEQARLGAKTPATVLLRGESGTGKELFAHAIHNGSDRKYNKFIRVNCAALSETLLESELFGYEEGAFSGAKRGGKRGLFEEANNGSIFLDEIGELSANTQAKLLRVLQEREITRVGGTKPIQINVRVIAATNVNLEKGIANGTFREDLYYRLNRMPIHIPPLRKRKQDIPLLCNRLIQKINQEYGRNVEQISQSALNKLMLYDWPGNVRELDNILGRAIIFMNYNENVLDEAHVPELIKINDKTQNENESKEAVPNQTLNQMLEQYEKELILQTLKRSAGNKTITAKSLGLSVRNLYYKLEKYGIANNSMQ
- a CDS encoding DUF2627 domain-containing protein; protein product: MVRLIALLIMLIPGLLAAYGIKLMRDMVFGILQNPFPYLWLQFLAGLLFFLIGLGFIAGFILHRDRKKNKVQPRFQRK